From a region of the Microcoleus sp. AS-A8 genome:
- a CDS encoding TVP38/TMEM64 family protein produces the protein MTLSRRLKTPRLWLAIALLAVCLLCCLTPCKQLLNEQFLVQQLKQWGNWAVCFFVLVYMVATVLGVPGTVITIAGSVVFGLVWGTFWSVVGATLGAIGAFGVARYLLRNWAVRRFGHHKALVRFNQAVMDKPLAFVLSVRFAPISPFNVVNFLFGLTPIGWVDYAVGTFLGIVPGTLAYAWLGVAGKEALRGGDRLPFFIALGFLTLLSVLPLVMKKK, from the coding sequence TGGCTAGCGATCGCCTTGTTAGCTGTGTGCCTATTATGCTGCTTGACTCCATGCAAACAGTTGTTGAATGAGCAATTCCTCGTGCAGCAGTTAAAACAATGGGGCAATTGGGCTGTCTGTTTTTTTGTCCTAGTTTACATGGTGGCGACGGTTTTGGGAGTTCCGGGGACGGTCATAACGATTGCCGGGAGTGTAGTTTTTGGCTTGGTTTGGGGCACTTTCTGGTCGGTGGTAGGTGCCACCCTGGGAGCGATTGGAGCATTTGGGGTGGCGCGTTACTTGCTGCGGAATTGGGCGGTTCGCCGCTTTGGACATCACAAAGCATTGGTACGGTTCAATCAAGCCGTGATGGATAAACCCTTGGCTTTTGTGTTATCGGTGCGCTTTGCTCCCATTTCTCCATTTAATGTAGTCAATTTTCTATTTGGTCTGACCCCGATCGGTTGGGTTGATTATGCTGTTGGTACGTTCTTGGGAATTGTACCTGGAACGCTGGCTTATGCGTGGTTAGGAGTAGCTGGGAAAGAAGCTTTGCGGGGAGGCGATCGCCTCCCTTTTTTCATCGCGCTCGGTTTTCTGACTCTTCTTTCTGTATTACCTTTAGTGATGAAGAAAAAATAA